The Marinilongibacter aquaticus genome has a window encoding:
- a CDS encoding aldo/keto reductase yields MEKRKLGKADLEVSAIGLGCMGLSFGYGPATEKKAAVELIRKAFDSGITFFDTAEVYGPFTNEELLGEAISSIREEVVIATKFGFKDGDSKKEQDSRPERIRQVAEDALRRLKTDYIDLFYQHRVDPKVPVEDVAGTVKDLIKEGKVRHFGLSEAGVESIRKAHEEQAVAVLQSEYSLFYRELEKEIIPTLHELGIGLVPFSPLGKGFLTGAIDANTKFDASDFRNIVPRFSEENRKANRALVDVIGEIARNKEATPAQIALSWLLAQGPQIVPIPGTTKTHRLLENVGAAELNLSAEDLDVIEGAVSKIEIQGARYPEHLQSRVGK; encoded by the coding sequence ATGGAAAAGAGAAAGCTTGGCAAAGCGGATTTAGAAGTTTCGGCAATTGGTTTGGGTTGCATGGGTTTGAGTTTTGGTTATGGTCCGGCTACAGAAAAGAAAGCGGCAGTAGAGCTTATTCGAAAAGCCTTCGATTCGGGCATTACATTCTTCGATACGGCTGAAGTGTATGGTCCGTTTACGAATGAAGAATTGCTTGGAGAGGCTATTTCGTCTATTCGCGAGGAAGTGGTCATTGCGACAAAGTTTGGTTTCAAGGACGGTGATTCGAAGAAAGAGCAGGATAGTCGCCCCGAACGAATACGGCAAGTGGCCGAAGATGCTTTGAGGAGATTGAAGACCGATTATATCGATTTGTTTTACCAACACCGTGTCGACCCAAAAGTACCGGTGGAAGATGTAGCGGGAACGGTGAAAGATTTGATCAAAGAAGGGAAAGTGCGTCATTTTGGCCTCAGCGAGGCGGGTGTGGAGAGTATTCGAAAGGCTCACGAAGAGCAGGCAGTGGCGGTTTTGCAAAGCGAATATTCCTTGTTTTATCGTGAACTTGAAAAAGAAATTATCCCCACTTTGCACGAACTGGGCATTGGTTTGGTACCTTTCAGTCCTTTGGGGAAAGGTTTTTTGACGGGTGCCATCGATGCGAATACAAAATTTGACGCGAGCGATTTTCGAAATATTGTGCCCCGCTTCTCTGAAGAAAACAGAAAAGCCAACCGTGCGTTGGTCGATGTGATTGGCGAGATAGCTCGAAACAAAGAAGCGACGCCAGCACAAATTGCCTTGTCTTGGCTTTTGGCACAAGGGCCGCAAATTGTACCGATTCCGGGCACGACGAAAACGCACCGTTTGCTTGAAAATGTCGGAGCTGCCGAGCTGAATTTGTCGGCAGAAGATTTGGATGTAATAGAGGGGGCTGTATCAAAAATTGAGATTCAGGGAGCTAGGTATCCCGAGCATTTGCAGAGCCGTGTAGGCAAGTAA
- a CDS encoding helix-turn-helix domain-containing protein → MNKPETLEELYTRRFEWIPEQLGQNIGHLNVFRLPHSPGKPIPYRRRDYFKVTLCVGASRIHYADKVLEVKKQALVFSNPFIPYKWEHLEDVIDGFYVIFNQRFFNQFGNVNQYEVFQPNGNHVFELDDDQVKQVSGVYERMFEEIESDYIHKYDLLRNMVYELLHFAMKTQAATTSIGLHINASQRIYWLFLELLERQFPIDDDHPQIELRSASDFANHLNVHVNHLNRAVKESSGKSTSVLIGERIFRESKIMLKQSQWNVSEIAYALNFKEATHFNNFFKKHAAVSPTVFRNN, encoded by the coding sequence ATGAACAAACCAGAAACCTTAGAAGAACTGTATACACGTAGATTTGAGTGGATACCCGAGCAGCTTGGGCAGAATATCGGACATTTGAATGTCTTTCGTTTGCCGCATTCACCTGGCAAGCCGATTCCGTATCGACGAAGAGATTATTTCAAGGTAACACTCTGTGTAGGAGCGAGTAGGATTCACTATGCCGACAAAGTTTTGGAGGTGAAAAAGCAAGCGTTGGTGTTTTCGAACCCTTTTATCCCGTACAAATGGGAGCATTTGGAAGACGTGATAGATGGCTTTTATGTCATTTTCAATCAGCGTTTCTTCAATCAATTCGGAAATGTCAATCAGTATGAGGTTTTCCAACCCAACGGGAACCACGTGTTTGAATTGGACGATGATCAGGTGAAACAGGTAAGCGGTGTGTATGAGCGGATGTTCGAGGAAATTGAATCGGACTACATTCACAAATACGATTTGCTACGGAATATGGTATATGAACTTTTGCATTTTGCCATGAAAACGCAAGCGGCCACCACGTCCATTGGTTTGCACATCAATGCCTCGCAACGTATTTATTGGTTGTTTTTGGAGCTTCTCGAGCGGCAGTTTCCGATCGACGACGACCATCCGCAAATCGAATTGCGGTCTGCATCAGATTTTGCTAATCACTTGAATGTTCACGTCAATCATTTGAACCGTGCCGTGAAAGAGTCGAGTGGAAAATCGACCTCGGTGTTGATTGGCGAACGCATTTTCCGCGAATCGAAAATCATGCTGAAGCAAAGCCAGTGGAATGTTTCGGAAATCGCCTACGCCCTGAATTTTAAAGAAGCCACGCACTTCAATAATTTTTTCAAAAAACATGCGGCGGTTTCGCCCACCGTTTTCAGAAATAACTAA
- a CDS encoding CvpA family protein produces MASIDILLLAPVILGAYNGYKRGLLVEIIGLLALVLAVSFGFRYLGVGMDFIAEFVGSDKLGNLLPYLSFFLIFFPSVYFINKLGWGFRKALRLTFLGILDGLAGAALGAVLWFFGLSVLLWIAAAVGIHIPNKYIAESEIYPFLEGFGPNLIAKMKTFLPSVDELIDRFKNLSEMAK; encoded by the coding sequence ATGGCAAGCATCGATATTTTGCTTTTGGCTCCTGTGATATTGGGAGCATACAACGGGTATAAACGAGGGCTTTTGGTCGAAATTATCGGCTTGCTGGCTCTCGTTTTGGCCGTATCTTTTGGTTTCCGTTATTTGGGTGTCGGTATGGATTTCATTGCCGAGTTTGTCGGTTCCGACAAGTTGGGAAACCTCCTGCCTTATCTTAGTTTTTTCTTGATTTTTTTTCCTTCGGTTTATTTCATAAATAAGCTGGGCTGGGGCTTTCGGAAAGCCCTGCGACTTACTTTTTTGGGTATTTTGGATGGCTTGGCCGGAGCGGCTTTGGGAGCTGTTCTGTGGTTTTTTGGTCTGTCGGTTTTGTTGTGGATCGCCGCAGCGGTAGGTATTCATATTCCCAATAAATATATAGCCGAATCTGAAATATACCCTTTCCTCGAGGGGTTTGGCCCAAACCTTATCGCCAAAATGAAAACCTTCCTTCCCTCGGTCGATGAGCTCATCGATCGTTTCAAAAACCTTTCGGAAATGGCAAAGTAG
- a CDS encoding GatB/YqeY domain-containing protein produces the protein MSLKSTIDADIKAAMLAKDKVRLLALRDIKKAILLEESAAGRSGELNEGDEMRILQKAVKQRKDSADIYKQQNREDLLDKEMAEIAVIEAYLPKAMSEEELKEALTAIIAKVGASGPSDMGKVMGAATKELAGKADGRAISTMVKSLLAN, from the coding sequence ATGTCATTAAAATCAACGATCGATGCCGATATAAAGGCGGCTATGCTGGCCAAAGACAAGGTGAGACTTTTGGCTCTTCGCGATATCAAAAAAGCCATTTTGCTGGAGGAATCTGCAGCCGGAAGATCCGGTGAACTGAACGAAGGCGATGAGATGAGAATCTTGCAGAAGGCCGTGAAACAAAGAAAAGATTCGGCTGATATTTATAAGCAGCAAAACCGTGAAGACCTGCTCGATAAAGAAATGGCCGAAATCGCTGTGATCGAAGCGTATTTGCCAAAAGCCATGAGCGAAGAGGAGTTGAAAGAAGCGTTGACGGCGATTATTGCCAAAGTAGGGGCTTCTGGCCCTTCGGATATGGGTAAAGTAATGGGTGCCGCAACCAAAGAATTGGCTGGAAAAGCCGACGGCAGAGCCATTTCGACAATGGTAAAGTCTTTGTTGGCGAATTGA
- a CDS encoding pyridoxine 5'-phosphate synthase produces MTKLSVNINKIATLRNSRGGDLPNLVKVALDCERFGAEGITIHPRPDERHIRYQDVYDLKEIVTTEYNIEGNPTEGRFMEIVLANKPTQVTLVPDKIGAITSNAGWDTLAFKQTLQELVKTFQNEGIRVSIFVDPDPVMVEGAKETGTDRIELYTESYAQNYGQNREQAIAPFVAAAEKAQEMGLGLNAGHDLNLENLSYFQQNIPGLLEVSIGHALISDALYLGLENTIQMYKRQLIND; encoded by the coding sequence ATGACGAAATTATCTGTCAATATCAATAAAATAGCCACACTCAGAAATTCACGCGGAGGCGACTTGCCCAACCTCGTAAAGGTGGCTCTTGATTGCGAACGCTTTGGTGCCGAAGGCATTACGATTCACCCGAGGCCCGATGAAAGACATATCCGTTATCAAGATGTATATGATCTGAAAGAAATCGTCACTACGGAATACAATATAGAAGGCAACCCAACCGAAGGCCGTTTCATGGAAATTGTGCTGGCCAACAAACCTACGCAAGTTACTTTGGTACCCGATAAAATTGGGGCCATCACTTCCAACGCGGGCTGGGATACCCTCGCTTTCAAACAAACCTTGCAAGAGTTGGTGAAAACCTTTCAAAATGAAGGCATTCGTGTTTCGATCTTTGTCGATCCCGACCCTGTGATGGTGGAAGGTGCAAAAGAAACGGGCACCGACCGCATAGAGTTGTACACCGAAAGTTATGCCCAAAACTATGGCCAAAACCGCGAACAAGCCATTGCTCCTTTTGTAGCTGCCGCCGAAAAAGCACAAGAAATGGGCTTGGGTTTAAATGCCGGGCACGACCTCAACCTCGAAAACCTCTCTTATTTCCAACAAAATATCCCGGGTTTGCTCGAAGTGTCCATAGGCCATGCTCTCATTTCAGATGCTTTGTATTTGGGTCTTGAAAACACGATTCAAATGTACAAGAGGCAATTAATCAATGATTAG
- a CDS encoding CusA/CzcA family heavy metal efflux RND transporter: MLNKIIRFSIENKLIVGLFTVALVIWGIVSLSKLPIDAVPDITNNQVQIITQSPALGAEEVERLITFPIEIGIATIPDIEEVRSFSRFGLSVVTVVFKESVDIYWARQQINERLTDILNEIPNGIGSPYMAPITTGLGEIYQYAVSAAPGYEDQYDAQDLRTIQDWIIKRQLLGTPGVAEVSSFGGYLKQYEIAIDPSRLKAMNVSLSEVFQALEQNNENTGGTYIEKDSRAYYIRSEGLAGDLKDIQNILVKNNQEGLPILIQDLAKVQLGHAVRFGASTENGRGEAVSAVVMMLKGANSAEVIDNIKSKIEEIKTTLPEGVLIEPFLDRTKLVNNAIGTVSKNLIEGAIIVIFVLLLLLGNLRAGLIVASVIPLALLFAFGMMSLFGVSGNLMSLGAIDFGLVVDGAVIIVEATLHHLGVLKLSRKLTQKEMNEEVYQSATKMVNSAAFGEIIIFIVYLPILALVGTEGKMFRPMAQTVSFAILGAFILSLTYVPMVSALFLSKKTKYKENIADKIIGFLQNVYGKLLRWCLHRKLIVLGFLLVLFSGSIWIFSQMGGEFIPTLEEGDFAVETRLMAGSSLENTIKATTEAEKILIEQFPEVEQAVSKIGSGEVPTDPMPMEAADVMVILKDPAEWTSASTREELAAKMGKALEVLPGVSFSFLQPIQMRFNELMTGVKQDVAVKLFGEDLNVLAEYADKIGNIVQTVDGAEDLYVEEVTGVPQILVHYKRNLLSKYGLNIKEVNQTLATAFAGASAGLVFENERRFDLVVRLDKDLRNNIDAVRNLYISRKDGHQIPLYQVADVELVDGPYQIQRENTRRRIIVAFNVRNRDVESVVQEIQQRISSELPLPPGYSVTYGGQFENLQEATQRLSIAVPIALLMIFILLYFTFQSIKQGILIFAAIPFSAIGGILALWFRGMPFSISAGVGFIALFGVAVLNGIVLIAEFNRLKAEGNDNLLERIFSGTRTRLRPVIMTASVASLGFMPMALSSTAGAEVQKPLATVVIGGLISATILTLIVLPILYYFSEKWRVLRFGKASVLLAFMLFGQQKLYAQKAEPLDLQKAIAIGLRNNPNLEVAKLKTQAEIKARATSTNLPKTDFNIMLGQYNSVYANDNQLNIKQSFAFPTVYTRQKDLAEARIKASKTMEVRYAHDLIYQIKSSWIALQKAKTRLELEIAQDSIYKHFLRAAEIRFETGETGILGKTTAQSQVAEVKNRLAQAQAEIDQQAALLQMLLKLDYRPEFSSEPWLKLQTKKPATADSLSQNAMLLNLMEEIHVAEKQRALSTAKKLPDFNVGYFNQSLNGPSENKNGEPVVYNSGNRFMGLEFGVAIPIFGAKARNATIEMAEVKIEENKAQLVATENLLQGQLRKLWLEKEKRKNNLEYFETNALPLAEQLIAQSQKAYNLGEIGYMEYILNLKQAMQYKFQHIDELEAYNQTVVQIEYILGIQ; the protein is encoded by the coding sequence ATGCTGAACAAAATCATTCGGTTTTCGATCGAAAACAAATTGATTGTTGGCCTTTTTACTGTCGCTCTTGTGATTTGGGGGATTGTTTCTTTGAGCAAACTTCCTATCGATGCAGTACCCGACATCACCAACAATCAAGTACAAATAATCACGCAGTCGCCCGCTCTTGGAGCGGAGGAGGTAGAGCGGCTCATTACTTTTCCAATAGAAATTGGGATTGCCACCATTCCAGACATCGAAGAGGTGCGGTCCTTTTCCCGTTTTGGCTTATCCGTCGTAACCGTAGTTTTCAAAGAATCGGTAGACATCTATTGGGCAAGGCAACAAATAAACGAACGCTTAACCGACATCCTCAATGAAATACCCAATGGCATAGGCTCGCCTTACATGGCCCCGATCACCACGGGATTGGGCGAAATATACCAATATGCCGTGTCGGCTGCACCCGGCTATGAAGACCAATACGACGCCCAAGATTTGCGTACAATCCAAGATTGGATCATCAAAAGACAATTGCTTGGCACGCCCGGTGTAGCCGAAGTCAGCAGCTTTGGTGGCTATTTAAAACAATATGAAATTGCGATAGACCCCTCGAGGTTAAAAGCCATGAATGTATCGTTGAGTGAAGTGTTTCAGGCACTCGAACAAAACAACGAAAACACCGGCGGCACCTACATCGAAAAAGACAGTCGAGCCTATTATATCCGCAGCGAAGGCTTGGCGGGCGACCTGAAAGATATCCAGAATATTTTGGTAAAAAACAACCAAGAAGGCCTGCCCATTCTAATCCAAGATTTGGCCAAAGTACAACTTGGGCACGCTGTACGTTTTGGTGCCAGTACAGAAAACGGTCGCGGAGAAGCGGTAAGTGCTGTGGTAATGATGCTCAAAGGAGCCAATTCGGCTGAAGTGATCGACAATATCAAATCTAAAATCGAAGAGATCAAAACCACACTGCCCGAAGGCGTACTCATCGAGCCTTTCCTCGACCGCACCAAACTGGTCAACAATGCCATCGGTACGGTATCCAAAAACCTTATCGAAGGGGCCATTATTGTCATTTTCGTATTGCTGCTTTTGTTGGGTAACCTTCGGGCGGGCCTTATTGTCGCTTCGGTTATTCCTTTGGCACTTTTGTTTGCTTTTGGCATGATGAGCCTTTTTGGCGTATCGGGCAATCTAATGAGCTTGGGAGCGATCGATTTCGGTTTGGTGGTGGATGGAGCTGTCATCATTGTTGAAGCCACCTTGCACCACCTCGGTGTTTTGAAGTTGAGTCGTAAACTGACCCAAAAAGAGATGAACGAAGAGGTGTACCAATCGGCCACGAAAATGGTCAACTCGGCGGCTTTTGGCGAAATCATCATTTTTATCGTTTATCTCCCCATTTTGGCTCTTGTGGGTACGGAAGGGAAAATGTTCAGGCCGATGGCTCAAACAGTAAGCTTTGCCATTTTAGGAGCCTTTATCCTTTCGCTCACTTATGTGCCGATGGTCTCGGCTCTTTTCCTGAGCAAAAAGACGAAATACAAAGAAAACATTGCCGACAAAATCATCGGATTCTTACAGAACGTATACGGAAAACTACTCCGTTGGTGCCTGCACAGAAAGCTGATCGTACTGGGCTTTCTCTTGGTCTTGTTCAGTGGTTCCATTTGGATTTTCAGCCAAATGGGCGGAGAATTTATCCCTACGTTAGAAGAGGGCGATTTTGCGGTAGAAACCCGATTGATGGCCGGCAGCTCATTGGAAAACACCATCAAGGCCACAACAGAAGCCGAAAAAATACTGATTGAACAATTCCCCGAAGTAGAGCAAGCGGTATCAAAAATAGGCTCGGGCGAGGTGCCTACCGACCCCATGCCCATGGAAGCCGCCGACGTGATGGTGATCTTGAAAGACCCCGCCGAATGGACATCGGCAAGTACCCGCGAAGAATTGGCTGCCAAAATGGGAAAAGCCCTTGAGGTTCTACCGGGCGTTTCTTTCAGCTTTTTACAACCCATTCAAATGCGTTTCAACGAACTGATGACGGGCGTAAAACAAGACGTGGCCGTGAAATTGTTTGGCGAAGACCTGAATGTACTCGCCGAATACGCCGATAAAATTGGCAACATTGTCCAAACAGTAGACGGAGCCGAAGACCTCTATGTGGAAGAAGTGACGGGTGTACCGCAAATTTTGGTGCATTACAAACGCAACCTACTTTCCAAATACGGCTTGAATATCAAAGAGGTCAATCAAACGTTGGCCACGGCTTTCGCGGGAGCCTCGGCCGGACTTGTTTTCGAAAACGAACGCCGCTTCGATTTGGTTGTTCGTCTCGACAAAGACCTTCGCAACAACATTGATGCCGTACGCAACCTCTACATTTCGCGAAAAGACGGCCATCAAATTCCATTGTACCAAGTGGCCGATGTCGAACTTGTCGACGGCCCCTACCAGATTCAAAGGGAAAATACACGTCGCAGAATCATTGTGGCTTTCAACGTACGAAACCGCGACGTAGAGAGTGTTGTACAGGAAATTCAGCAAAGGATTTCTTCCGAATTGCCGCTTCCTCCAGGATATAGCGTAACCTATGGCGGGCAATTCGAAAATCTGCAAGAAGCTACGCAGCGGTTGAGCATCGCCGTGCCCATTGCCCTGCTCATGATTTTCATTTTGCTCTATTTCACTTTCCAATCGATCAAACAGGGCATACTTATTTTTGCCGCCATTCCATTTTCGGCCATTGGAGGCATTCTAGCCCTCTGGTTCAGGGGCATGCCTTTCAGTATTTCGGCGGGCGTGGGCTTCATTGCCCTTTTTGGCGTGGCTGTATTGAACGGAATCGTGCTCATAGCCGAGTTCAACCGCTTGAAAGCCGAAGGAAATGACAACTTACTGGAACGCATCTTTTCGGGAACACGCACCCGCCTTCGTCCGGTTATCATGACGGCCTCCGTGGCATCTTTGGGTTTCATGCCCATGGCCTTGTCTAGCACAGCCGGAGCAGAAGTGCAGAAACCATTGGCCACGGTAGTGATTGGCGGCCTGATTTCCGCTACAATCCTTACGCTAATCGTACTTCCTATCCTCTATTATTTCTCGGAAAAATGGAGAGTGCTACGCTTTGGAAAAGCAAGCGTGCTACTGGCCTTCATGCTCTTTGGCCAACAAAAGCTATATGCCCAAAAGGCCGAACCGCTGGATTTGCAAAAAGCCATCGCAATAGGTTTGCGAAACAATCCCAATCTTGAGGTAGCCAAACTGAAAACCCAAGCCGAAATAAAAGCGAGGGCCACGAGCACAAATCTACCAAAGACGGATTTCAACATTATGCTTGGGCAGTACAACAGTGTCTACGCTAACGACAATCAACTCAACATCAAGCAAAGTTTTGCTTTTCCAACCGTCTATACCCGTCAAAAAGACCTGGCCGAAGCCCGAATAAAGGCAAGCAAAACGATGGAAGTTCGCTATGCTCACGATTTGATCTATCAGATTAAATCGAGTTGGATTGCCCTGCAAAAAGCGAAAACAAGGTTGGAACTGGAAATCGCTCAAGATAGCATTTACAAACATTTCCTGAGGGCTGCCGAAATACGGTTCGAAACCGGCGAAACGGGGATTTTGGGAAAAACAACGGCACAATCGCAAGTGGCCGAAGTGAAAAACCGACTTGCCCAGGCTCAAGCCGAAATCGACCAGCAAGCCGCCTTGCTTCAGATGCTCTTGAAATTGGACTATCGCCCAGAATTCAGCTCTGAGCCTTGGCTCAAATTGCAAACGAAAAAACCAGCGACCGCCGATTCTCTAAGCCAAAATGCCATGCTTTTGAATCTGATGGAAGAAATACACGTTGCCGAAAAACAGCGGGCCCTGAGCACCGCCAAAAAGCTGCCCGATTTCAATGTGGGCTATTTCAACCAATCACTGAACGGCCCCAGTGAAAACAAAAACGGCGAACCCGTGGTGTACAATTCGGGCAACCGATTCATGGGTCTTGAATTTGGCGTGGCCATTCCCATTTTCGGAGCAAAGGCCAGAAATGCCACTATCGAAATGGCCGAAGTAAAAATTGAAGAAAACAAAGCCCAGCTGGTCGCCACAGAAAATCTGTTGCAAGGCCAATTGCGTAAACTTTGGCTCGAAAAAGAAAAACGAAAAAACAACCTCGAATACTTTGAAACCAATGCTCTGCCCTTGGCCGAGCAGTTGATTGCACAATCGCAAAAGGCCTATAATTTAGGCGAGATTGGGTATATGGAATATATACTCAACCTCAAACAAGCCATGCAATACAAGTTTCAACACATCGACGAACTCGAAGCTTACAATCAGACCGTCGTTCAAATCGAATATATTTTGGGAATCCAATAA
- a CDS encoding efflux RND transporter periplasmic adaptor subunit encodes MKKTYKFLYPLFCILLFACQEQSTVEEKKVEKAPLQANSNVVTLNKAQIEHAQIALGRVEEREMGSEIEVSGLVDVPPKSKVSITIPYGGFIKTTSMLPGSRIKKGQILLEIENPDFIQFQEDYLEALTQRDFLKAEFDRQKTLHDEQIASGKNFQKAQSQYEANEVRIKGLKARLELIGFDVAKIESGQITSTVAVHSPINGSVREVHTNIGKYVNPQDDIMDLTNAEDLHIELTAYEDQIPKIKQGQRIRFTLASDPDNIREAKVFLVGSGVREDRSVTVHGHMSKHYPDLLPGMYIAAKIETGRHQAFAVPEPSVVRFAGKYYVFVRKTQTGDNQSFEMKEIKKGLSEEGFTQIESTESKDSLLEYEIVTNGAMTLLGQAKIPEEEE; translated from the coding sequence ATGAAAAAGACATATAAATTCCTTTATCCCCTGTTCTGCATCTTGCTCTTTGCCTGTCAAGAGCAATCGACAGTAGAAGAAAAGAAAGTTGAAAAAGCCCCACTACAAGCGAACAGCAATGTGGTGACATTAAACAAAGCTCAAATTGAACACGCACAGATTGCTCTTGGACGTGTGGAAGAAAGAGAAATGGGTAGCGAAATTGAGGTCAGCGGCCTCGTGGATGTCCCCCCAAAAAGCAAGGTTTCCATCACGATACCTTATGGCGGTTTCATCAAAACAACCAGTATGCTGCCCGGGTCGAGAATCAAGAAAGGCCAGATACTTCTTGAAATCGAAAACCCCGACTTCATTCAATTTCAGGAAGATTACCTCGAAGCCTTGACCCAAAGAGATTTCCTGAAAGCCGAATTCGATCGTCAAAAGACACTGCACGACGAACAAATTGCATCGGGCAAAAATTTCCAAAAAGCACAGAGTCAGTACGAGGCCAATGAAGTGCGAATCAAAGGCCTAAAAGCCCGCCTCGAATTGATCGGTTTCGATGTGGCTAAGATCGAATCGGGGCAAATTACCTCTACAGTGGCCGTACATTCGCCCATAAACGGCTCGGTACGTGAGGTTCATACCAATATCGGCAAGTATGTCAATCCGCAAGACGACATCATGGACCTGACAAACGCAGAAGACCTACACATCGAACTTACAGCCTATGAAGACCAAATCCCTAAAATAAAACAGGGGCAAAGAATCCGTTTCACTTTGGCCAGCGACCCCGACAACATACGCGAAGCCAAAGTCTTTCTGGTCGGTAGTGGCGTGCGAGAAGACCGCTCCGTGACGGTGCACGGGCACATGAGCAAGCACTATCCAGACCTTCTGCCGGGCATGTACATTGCAGCCAAAATAGAAACGGGCCGCCATCAAGCTTTTGCCGTACCCGAGCCTTCGGTGGTGCGTTTTGCGGGCAAGTACTACGTATTTGTGCGTAAAACCCAAACGGGCGACAATCAAAGTTTCGAAATGAAAGAAATAAAGAAAGGCTTAAGCGAGGAAGGTTTCACCCAAATCGAGAGCACCGAAAGCAAGGACTCGCTCTTGGAATATGAGATCGTGACAAACGGTGCAATGACTTTACTGGGACAGGCCAAAATCCCAGAAGAGGAAGAATAG